One Methanocellales archaeon DNA segment encodes these proteins:
- a CDS encoding DUF371 domain-containing protein encodes MATEIIHARGHPNILARHKTTFEITKDDEISERADCIIAVSADKGAMDLSAQFKRLARLPDTRIIADLSSEGLHERIIGRGHPNLTFSHEKDLVGRIGSYTCGRTLMIHADKAALHLGQGFVKKIKARDVEIIIKLIAEPIQHEF; translated from the coding sequence GTGGCTACAGAGATCATTCACGCACGTGGGCATCCGAATATCCTAGCAAGACATAAAACCACTTTTGAGATCACCAAGGATGATGAGATATCTGAGCGTGCGGATTGCATCATAGCCGTATCAGCAGATAAGGGCGCAATGGATCTTTCAGCTCAATTTAAACGGCTCGCGAGGCTGCCAGATACACGGATAATAGCGGACCTCAGTTCGGAAGGGTTGCATGAGCGGATAATTGGGCGTGGACATCCGAATTTGACGTTTTCGCACGAAAAGGACCTAGTCGGAAGAATAGGGTCATACACCTGCGGTAGAACGCTGATGATTCATGCAGATAAGGCTGCACTTCACCTTGGCCAAGGTTTTGTAAAAAAGATAAAAGCGAGAGACGTTGAGATCATTATCAAGTTAATCGCGGAGCCTATACAACACGAATTCTAG